The Methanosarcina barkeri MS DNA window AACCGAAGACGTATGAAGGAGAATCTAAATTATCTATTTCTAAAGTCATTTATTCAATTCCAATAATCCAGCAGAAATATCTAATAACTTGATATCAGCACTATCTAGACAAACCTGTGCCGTTCTAAAATGATATTCTTGGGCAATCAATATTCCATTGTTCATTTTGAGAGCAACTTGAACATAAACCACATCCTTTTTACCAAAATCTCTGCTTTGGATCAATCTCTCAATACATATTGGGATTTCCGCGTCTGCTTTTACCTTTTTCCATTTTTTCTCAACGATGGTGAACCATTCTTTGAGGAATCTTCCATTGCCTTCAATAGGCATTTCTGCGTTTGGGATTTTACATGTGAGTAATCTCTTGTATTCTTTTAAGATTTCTTTGGATATTTTTAGATTATGTTCTTTTACATTTTCAAGTAATTTCTTTGCCTCCTTGTTCCCCCTACAGACTTCTCCCAGTATGTTGGCATCTAATACTAGCTCCATTTTTCACCCTTCATCCATTTTGTCAAATACAATATCTGTCCTTTCTACAACTTCATTGAATCGTTCTTCAAAGAATCCTTCGGGGAAATTCACCATTTGACCGTCTTCATTTATATCTATTCTTAAAATTTTTGTTCCATCAGTTGATGGATCAAAATAATATATGGCTACATCATCTGGAGATATATCGCCCTTCACAACATGGGTGCAAACACGCGATATAATAAGATCGCTATGTGTCTCAACAATTATCGATTTTTTTAAATTATTTACACTATCTACTAACAAATCTCCCATAGATGCCTGACCCTTCGGATGTAAATGGATTTCTGGTTGTTCAATAAGAAGCGTTGAACTATCTGGATTAAAACATTCTACAATAATTGGGAGAAGTTGTGAGACTCCAAAACCAACATCAGCTATGGTGACCCAAGTACCTGTGTGATAATCCTTTAACAGAATCTCATACCTCCTAGAACCTTTTCTTAGTTCTTCCAGTTTAAATTCAGAAGAAATATTAAACTCTTTAAACCATTTTTTTACTAAGAAACGCATTTCTTTTGATAGAAGAATCTCATCAACGGCCCATTGTCCATATTTTCCTACTTCGTGTGGCGCTGCTCCACTTTGTGTATAGAGACGTTTAGGTTCAGTTCTAGAAGGTCCAATGTGAGACATGCTTCTAAAAAAAGCATCTAAGTCCCTATTCGCTTCATTACTTACTATGAAAGGCTGAAGATATCTTTGCCCATTTTTGAGATGTTTATCGTTATCTAACAGTTTGACGGGAATAAATTGTGAGATATTCTTCCTATAAACGGATATCTTTCCTGCAAAAATATCTGGCTTCTCTATAGTAAAGGAGTATTTGTTTTTTCCAAGCCAGCTGACATTAAAAGAAACTAGTTTTTCCTTTATTTCATTTGTTTTATATTCATTATATGAATATTTATTAAGGATTATTTCTCCCGCGTAAAATCCTCTTTTCACCAGTTTATACACAAACTTATAGCGTTTAAGTAACGAATCTTCAGAATTATACGAATTCGATCCCACATCAAATTCTATCTCAAGTTCTTGTTTTTCATCATGGTTCCAGATTATGTCTTTGTATGAACCTAAATCAATATAGTCTTGAAGGATAAGAGGAGTATTTTCATCAGAACTTTTTACAGTTTGTTTTAATGCCAGTAACACCTGAAAAGCACTTGATTTTCCCGAGCTGTTAGGGCCTACAAAAAATGTAATAGGTTTTATGTCCAGTGAGTCAATATTTTTCAATGCTTTAAAATTTTTAATTTTTATTCTTTTTAACATTGTCCCACCATGAAATTCCAAACTTTTTAGTCACTCTTTTACCTAGTATTTTTTTATGTATGTGCTTAAACAGTTACTATTATTAAACTATTTTGAAATTATTACAAAATTTGTAATTTAAGATATGATTCTTTTCTGTATAAAATCAAATACTTTCTGTCTAGTCTTTAGTAGCCTTTACATTTAATAAGTCTTAAACAATTTGACAGAAGTATACATTTTATAATGTATAAATAGGCTTCAGGCTTTTGTTTTCTTCATATAATTTAAATTTATCTCGTGTGTTTGTTGAATTTTGAAATTCTTCATTTTACCACAAGTAATGTGTCAATGCAAAGTGTTTTTTGTAAGAAAATACTGTATTAATTAATAGTTTATGTCAAATTAGAGATACATCCTCACTTGGAACCCATGATACTTCGCAACCTCTTCTGAGTCCTTCTGGTAAATGGTCTGGCTGTCAAACGAAACCAGGTCCTCGGAATAAAGTGCATTCGGTGAGCTGCGGGCAAGGATTGTAAGTGCGCTTTTGTAGAACCTGACTTTCACCATACCTGTGACCCTTTCCTGGGACTTGTCGATAATTCATTTTAAATATATTTATCCTGCCGGCGGTCTGCTTAAATCTACCCCCGAATACGTTTGTTAAGATAATGTTAAGAAAAACGAAATTGACAAACCCGCGATTTTCGCAGCTTTATAAGGGGCACTTTGCAGGGCTTCTTTAGATTAAGCGATTCTTTTTTCATCCGGAAGATTCTCTGATTCAAGCGAAATTTTTCAGGTGAGTTATATATTAAGGAAAAAACATCAGAATCAGGCTTGTGAATACGAAATGAAAATATTCTTCCATCACTAAATCAGTTAAAATATATTTTCCTGCAGGTAGTCTGCTCAAATCTTTCCGGAATACATTTGTAGAAAAATGTAAAATAAAAAATATGTGCTCTTTTGCTGATTTATAAGGCATATTTTCAAACAAGCCTTTTGTATTCTTTATTCAATTTAATTTTATGTAATTATTTTTTTCTTTCCAAAAATATTTCTCCATGAGTTTGCCTATCCTTACAAGTGAAATAGCTTCCCTCAAGTCGATCAATTTCATCAAAATCTAAAAAAGTAACTCCATAATGTTTGTGTAGAGTTGCGACAGAACTAGACAAAGGTTCATTGAAGTATTGGTACACCAATCGAGCCTCTGACAACGATATCGAAGCAGTCTTGCTTTTTGATTTTGAATTACTAGTTTTCAAAACTATAGATATAGAACTCCAAGTCTGCTTAATGTTGACCTCTACATCGATTTCTTCTCCTTTGCCATAACTTGTTTTTATGCGGCCATTCCACTTTCCACTTAAATTTGGGATCTTGGAGAATTTAAGTTTCCATAAATATCTGTCATAAGAATAGAAAAAAATCATAAATACAATCGCAAAAAATGACATTTGAGGAATATATGGTATATGGCTAAAGTAAGGAAGGCTATTAAAATAATCTACAAACGAATTTAATAATTTAAGGATTACAATAGAAGTTATAAATGCTAAGCTTCCCATAGATCCTAATACTTTAATTCTGTTATTATCAGTGGAATATGGATGCATGATCTTTACCAGTTGTTCCAGAGGTTTATCGCCTTGTTGATGAAATTTTTAGCATTAGTCACAGACCATTGGTCGGGAGAGTTACCAAATAAATTTATTTGGCAATTCTGACACTTAAAAACTTTTATATCTTTGGAACTTAAGTATGATAAGATGTTATGAACAGTTTTTTGATGGCTTGATTCAAATTCAGAATTGGGAACATTATAAAGTAGACATTCGATGAAATATGAAGGAGCCTCATCTATTTTTATAATATTTTTATCTACAAGATGAGATCTTATATTTTTGAAGATTCTGATTGTACTATTAAACATGCCGTTTGTTTGTTGACTCTTAGAAGTACCATTTTTATCATGGTATTTTGGGTAATTAATAATCCACCTTCCATC harbors:
- a CDS encoding AAA family ATPase — its product is MLKRIKIKNFKALKNIDSLDIKPITFFVGPNSSGKSSAFQVLLALKQTVKSSDENTPLILQDYIDLGSYKDIIWNHDEKQELEIEFDVGSNSYNSEDSLLKRYKFVYKLVKRGFYAGEIILNKYSYNEYKTNEIKEKLVSFNVSWLGKNKYSFTIEKPDIFAGKISVYRKNISQFIPVKLLDNDKHLKNGQRYLQPFIVSNEANRDLDAFFRSMSHIGPSRTEPKRLYTQSGAAPHEVGKYGQWAVDEILLSKEMRFLVKKWFKEFNISSEFKLEELRKGSRRYEILLKDYHTGTWVTIADVGFGVSQLLPIIVECFNPDSSTLLIEQPEIHLHPKGQASMGDLLVDSVNNLKKSIIVETHSDLIISRVCTHVVKGDISPDDVAIYYFDPSTDGTKILRIDINEDGQMVNFPEGFFEERFNEVVERTDIVFDKMDEG
- a CDS encoding Cap15 family cyclic dinucleotide receptor domain-containing protein; the encoded protein is MHPYSTDNNRIKVLGSMGSLAFITSIVILKLLNSFVDYFNSLPYFSHIPYIPQMSFFAIVFMIFFYSYDRYLWKLKFSKIPNLSGKWNGRIKTSYGKGEEIDVEVNIKQTWSSISIVLKTSNSKSKSKTASISLSEARLVYQYFNEPLSSSVATLHKHYGVTFLDFDEIDRLEGSYFTCKDRQTHGEIFLERKK